The Coffea eugenioides isolate CCC68of chromosome 8, Ceug_1.0, whole genome shotgun sequence genome has a segment encoding these proteins:
- the LOC113780702 gene encoding potassium channel KAT3-like, translating into MSTTTTTLHSAKSPVPLLYRRHSSGQIRNLASVSSSLLPAFGTVVGEGSLQLNKFVIAPYDRRYRWWQAFLVVLVVYSAWSSPFELAFKRVATDSLLPVDLVVDAFFGIDIVLTFFVAYLDKSTYLLVDDHKKIAMRYVKHLWFPMDVASTLPFQVIYQIFTGKRHYGQVFGFLNLLRLWRLRRVSELFSRLEKDTRFSYFWTRYAKLICVTLFAVHSAGCFYYWLATHHHVADDTWIGSLIPNFQDRSVWLGYTYSMYWSIVTLTTVGYGDLHAVNTGEKIFNMLYMLFNIGLTAYLIGNMTNLIVHSAVRTFAMRDAINEILRYASKNRLPESLKDQMLAHVTLKFKTAELQQEEVLEDLPKAIRSSIAQHLFRKTVESTYLFKGVSEDFIVQLVPEMKAEYFPPKVDIIIQNEISTDFYIIVSGAVDVITYKNGTEQFLSKTGPPDMFGEIGVIFNVPQPFTVRTRRLSQVIRISHHNFKQLLQPFNEDGKIMLSNFLQHLKGLKKEELEEIPLVTEFLGDLRTEDTAAVEELEHHAADEEARRTSTAYAFSEVLPTRIIIHGHHPNEKLTEGESPGKLIHLPDTIEDLLRLAEKRLRKRGTAILMADGSQVEDLNALRENDHLYIL; encoded by the exons ATGTCGACGACCACAACAACGTTACATTCTGCGAAGTCACCGGTGCCGTTGTTGTACCGGCGACATTCAAGCGGTCAAATAAGGAACTTAGCCTCAGTGTCAAGTAGTCTGCTGCCGGCTTTTGGAACTGTCGTTGGTGAAGGATCTTTGCAGCTCAATAAATTCGTTATTGCCCCATATGACCGTAGATACCG GTGGTGGCAAGCATTTCttgtagttttggtggtttaCTCAGCCTGGTCATCTCCATTCGAGCTAGCGTTCAAGAGGGTGGCCACCGACTCACTGTTGCCTGTTGACTTAGTCGTTGATGCATTCTTTGGTATTGATATCGTTCTTACTTTCTTCGTGGCTTACTTGGACAAATCCACCTACTTGCTCGTTGATGATCACAAGAAAATAGCCATGAG GTATGTCAAACATTTATGGTTTCCCATGGACGTAGCTTCGACGCTGCCATTTCAGGTTATCTACCAAATCTTCACTGGAAAAAGGCATTACGGACAAGTCTTTGGGTTCCTCAACTTGCTCAGGCTATGGCGACTTAGACGTGTTAGCGAACTTTTCTCCAG GCTAGAGAAGGACACTCGCTTCAGCTACTTCTGGACAAGATACGCGAAACTAATATGT GTGACCTTATTTGCGGTGCACTCAGCTGGTTGCTTCTACTACTGGCTGGCAACACATCATCATGTGGCAGATGATACATGGATTGGTTCTTTGATTCCTAATTTTCAAGACAGGAGTGTGTGGCTGGGATACACTTATTCCATGTATTGGTCCATCGTCACTCTCACAACTGTTGGCTATGGAGATTTGCACGCAGTGAATACAGGAGAGAAGATTTTCAACATGTTGTACATGCTTTTTAACATTGGCCTCACAGCATACCTAATTGGCAACATGACAAATCTTATTGTCCACAGTGCTGTCCGAACCTTTGCCATG AGGGATGCTATCAATGAGATCCTGCGATATGCAAGCAAGAATCGACTTCCAGAAAGCTTGAAAGATCAAATGCTGGCACATGTTACGCTGAAATTCAAGACCGCGGAATTACAGCAAGAAGAAGTACTAGAAGATCTGCCCAAGGCAATAAGATCTAGCATCGCCCAGCATCTTTTCCGAAAAACTGTGGAAAGTACTTACCTTTTCAAAGGAGTCTCTGAAGACTTTATTGTTCAGCTG GTCCCAGAGATGAAAGCAGAGTATTTTCCACCAAAAGTTGATATTATTATACAAAATGAAATATCAACAGATTTCTACATTATTGTATCCGGAGCTGTG GACGTGATAACATACAAAAATGGCACGGAGCAG TTCCTGTCGAAGACGGGGCCTCCTGATATGTTTGGGGAAATAGGGGTAATTTTTAATGTCCCTCAACCTTTCACAGTCAGAACTAGGAGGCTGTCTCAGGTTATACGGATCAGCCATCATAACTTCAAGCAATTGCTGCAGCCGTTTAATGAAGATGGAAAAATAATGCTCTCCAACTTCCTTCAG CATTTGAAAGGGTTAAAAAAGGAGGAGCTGGAAGAGATACCACTGGTAACAGAATTCCTTGGAGACTTAAGAACAGAG GATACAGCAGCAGTGGAGGAATTAGAGCACCATGCAGCTGATGAAGAAGCAAGAA GAACCTCGACAGCATATGCATTTTCCGAGGTGTTGCCTACAAGAATAATAATCCATGGACATCACCCTAATGAAAAACTAACTGAAGGAGAAAGTCCTGGAAAACTGATCCATCTTCCTGATACAATAGAAGATCTTCTAAGATTAGCAG AAAAACGGTTGAGGAAACGAGGAACTGCAATTCTCATGGCAGATGGTTCTCAAGTGGAAGATTTGAACGCTTTAAGAGAAAATGACCACTTGTACATTTTATAG